Proteins from one Fragaria vesca subsp. vesca linkage group LG6, FraVesHawaii_1.0, whole genome shotgun sequence genomic window:
- the LOC101306536 gene encoding aquaporin NIP1-2-like has product MAENHATNGNHVLNVEDDRPPSITNQESSISFLCVPFMQKVIAEVLGTYFLIFAGCGAVVVNLNTDKTVSSPGIAIVWGLVVMVMIYSVGHISGAHFNPAVTIAFATTKRFPLKQVPPYVVAQVLGSTLASGTLRLIFNNHQDHFAGTSPNGTPLQSFVIEFIITFYLMFVVSGVATDNRAIGELAGLAVGSTVLLNVMFAGPISGASMNPARSLGPAIVSSHYKNLWIYLVAPTLGAVCGALVYNVIRFTDKPLRELTKTGSFLKGPGRT; this is encoded by the exons ATGGCTGAGAATCATGCAACTAATGGAAACCATGTTCTCAATGTTGAAGATGACAGACCTCCTTCCATAACCAACCAAGAATCAAGCATCAGCTTTCTCTGTGTACCCTTTATGCAGAAG GTCATTGCTGAGGTGTTGGGGACATATTTCTTGATATTTGCTGGTTGTGGGGCTGTGGTGGTGAATTTGAACACAGACAAAACAGTGTCGTCTCCGGGGATTGCAATTGTTTGGGGACTTGTTGTGATGGTCATGATCTACTCTGTTGGTCACATCTCTGGTGCCCATTTCAATCCTGCTGTCACTATTGCTTTTGCTACTACTAAGAGGTTTCCATTGAAACAG GTACCCCCTTATGTTGTTGCTCAAGTCCTTGGATCAACGCTCGCAAGTGGTACCCTTAGGCTTATATTTAACAACCATCAAGACCACTTTGCAGGAACAAGTCCTAATGGAACTCCCCTGCAGTCTTTCGTGATTGAGTTCATCATCACATTTTACCTCATGTTTGTTGTTTCTGGTGTGGCCACTGATAACAGAGCG ATTGGAGAGCTTGCAGGGCTTGCAGTTGGCTCCACGGTTCTTCTGAATGTGATGTTTGCAGG GCCAATTTCAGGAGCATCAATGAACCCAGCAAGAAGCTTAGGCCCTGCAATAGTGTCAAGTCATTACAAAAACCTGTGGATTTACCTTGTGGCACCAACTCTTGGAGCTGTATGTGGTGCCTTGGTTTATAATGTTATCAGATTTACGGATAAGCCTCTGCGAGAGCTCACCAAGACTGGATCTTTCTTGAAAGGCCCTGGCCGCACCTAA
- the LOC101292038 gene encoding uncharacterized protein LOC101292038, whose protein sequence is MEQDTQLPIPSNHQNDDVFFDALDDFPPSSSDDDQPDQSTASSSSTLHDPDSKPSPPSHLRLRPSRRQLSGDDSNTSTLQSSQTDARLNYRGRKFRLRRNFNPPEPNQDPVQPAQAPTDQKDEGSTVTTAANDDGVTDSADSATQLGDSSCNPLVFVAGLVIKAIGLQINLIISIVTFPAWILYNAYMLFVDPLQIVGRGREFVMAKLVNLSALAAGAVSPLVGEWVKDKDSVWKAALRFGWGLLWAFYVGFVLCGLLVSSLFFSAVFMRYIVSEPLQMKEMLNFDYTKPSPVAYLPVVSCAGVSCGVDCYEKVKDGVILGYRVIPAGHKLAASVKFVLPESEYNRNLGMFQVRVDFLSAEGKTLASLSHPCMLYFKSEPIRLLLMFIKIVPLVSGYISESQTLNLKFRGFTESDIPTACLRVTIEQRAEFNPGAGIPEIYDASMTLQSELPLFKRIIWNWKSTIFVWMSMMMFVMEMLFALVCCRPLVIPRARPRAASVNTSRTRAQTSDPVRN, encoded by the exons ATGGAACAAGATACCCAACTCCCAATCCCAAGCAACCACCAAAACGACGACGTTTTCTTCGACGCCCTCGACGATTTCCCTCCCTCCTCCTCCGATGATGACCAACCAGATCAATCCACGGCGTCATCCTCCTCCACCCTCCATGACCCCGATTCCAAACCCTCTCCGCCCTCCCACCTCCGTCTCCGGCCATCCCGCCGTCAACTCTCCGGCGACGACTCCAACACCTCCACTTTACAATCCTCCCAAACCGACGCCAGGCTCAACTACCGAGGCAGAAAGTTCAGACTTCGCCGGAATTTCAACCCGCCAGAGCCGAATCAGGACCCGGTCCAGCCGGCGCAAGCTCCGACCGACCAGAAAGACGAGGGCTCGACTGTCACCACCGCCGCCAACGACGACGGAGTCACCGACTCGGCCGACTCGGCCACGCAACTCGGTGACTCGTCTTGTAACCCTCTTGTGTTCGTAGCTGGATTAGTAATCAAAGCAATTGGGCTCCAAATTAACCTAATAATTAGCATTGTAACATTCCCAGCTTGGATTTTGTATAATGCCTACATGTTATTTGTTGACCCTTTACAAATTGTGGGTAGAGGGAGAGAGTTTGTGATGGCAAAGTTGGTAAATTTATCGGCTTTGGCCGCTGGAGCGGTGAGTCCTTTGGTTGGGGAGTGGGTGAAGGACAAGGACTCGGTTTGGAAGGCGGCATTGCGATTCGGGTGGGGTTTGCTGTGGGCGTTTTATGTGGGGTTTGTGTTGTGTGGTCTTTTGGTGTCGTCGCTTTTTTTTAGTGCGGTTTTTATGAGGTACATTGTGTCCGAGCCGCTGCAGATGAAGGAGATGTTGAACTTTGATTACACTAAGCCTAGTCCGGTGGCGTATTTGCCGGTGGTGTCGTGTGCAGGGGTCAGTTGTGGTGTGGATTGTTATGAGAAGGTTAAGGATGGGGTGATTTTGGGGTATCGGGTTATACCTGCGGGGCATAAATTGGCGGCTAGTGTTAAGTTTGTGTTGCCTGAATCGGAGTATAACAGGAATCTTGGGATGTTTCAG GTCAGGGTAGATTTCCTGTCTGCAGAAGGCAAAACCCTTGCCAGTTTGAGCCATCCATGCATGTTATATTTTAAAAGCGAGCCAATCCGCCTTCTATTGATGTTCATAAAGATTGTTCCTCTGGTGTCTGGCTACATTTCAGAGTCCCAAACTCTGAATCTGAAGTTCCGGGGGTTCACGGAAAGTGATATTCCTACTGCCTGCTTGAGAGTGACAATCGAACAACGCGCAGAATTCAATCCTGGTGCTGGTATTCCCGAAATATATGATGCATCTATGACCCTTCAATCAGAACTTCCCCTGTTCAAAAGGATCATATGGAACTGGAAGAGTACTATATTTGTTTGGATGAGTATGATGATGTTCGTTATGGAGATGCTCTTTGCTCTCGTCTGTTGTAGACCTCTAGTTATTCCGAGAGCAAGGCCAAGGGCTGCTTCTGTCAACACCAGTCGCACTCGAGCTCAAACCAGCGATCCAGTACGAAACTAG
- the LOC101292328 gene encoding uncharacterized protein LOC101292328 has translation MASASKSVLVSLLLVVFLTINVEPSLSQSTQQLIEKICRSTEDYGFCRTTFQAHLKSPNADIVALTQITVEVAVDHSTKTHNFIRQTIATTKDPVLKKALSECENAYGLIMQAFDLAAVSFFSRDYSSVEKEERITPRAEASCRATLTTPPISKQHGILDERSREMRIFIVMSLNAVQDLLRPRSLGPAAAPALL, from the coding sequence ATGGCTTCTGCTAGTAAGTCTGTGCTTGTTTCATTACTTTTGGTGGTGTTCCTCACGATCAATGTCGAACCATCACTGAGTCAAAGCACACAGCAACTGATCGAGAAGATATGCCGGTCCACAGAGGACTATGGCTTTTGCAGGACAACATTCCAAGCACACTTGAAGTCCCCAAATGCTGATATAGTCGCTCTAACACAGATAACCGTAGAGGTTGCAGTAGATCACTCAACCAAAACTCACAACTTTATCAGGCAGACCATTGCAACAACAAAAGACCCGGTATTGAAGAAAGCTCTCTCCGAGTGTGAGAATGCTTATGGTCTAATCATGCAGGCATTTGACTTGGCAGCGGTGTCGTTTTTCAGCAGGGACTACAGCAGTGTGGAGAAGGAGGAGCGCATAACGCCGCGAGCAGAAGCGAGCTGCAGGGCAACACTCACTACGCCACCGATCAGTAAGCAGCATGGCATTCTGGACGAAAGAAGCAGGGAAATGAGGATTTTCATTGTCATGTCTCTGAATGCTGTGCAGGATCTCCTTCGACCAAGGTCTTTAGGACCTGCTGCTGCACCTGCTCTGCTCTAA